The following are encoded together in the Salinibacterium sp. UTAS2018 genome:
- a CDS encoding DUF262 domain-containing protein, producing the protein MSFQTPRSIEEMLTAIHKRDYLMPAIQREFVWGTGQIVQLFDSLMRGYPVGSFLLWDVQPETAQSYTFYEFLTNFHERDNPYADKATVVSGRGTTAVLDGQQRLTSLNIALYGSYAEKKKYAWWNSTDAFPVKRLYLNLAEDPADEELGLKYDLRFLSDKEAVAKNGEEGMWFRVGAVLDLANSGPAIMKELSARRIVDQASAFQRLYDLYEAVRVLKPMNYFLVTDQDPDKVLEIFVRINSGGTTLSYSDLLLSMATNQWKELDAREEVRSLVSEMNSNAGRQFSFSKDVVLKTALTVAGVDVRFKVANFTQANMSKVEAAWPEIEGALLRAATLLQQYGFNERNLTANSVIIPIAHYLHLRGAGDSYLDSTADAADRLALQGWVTRSLIKRGIWGSGLDSTLMRIRDALIANASGSFPVAEIEAAMASVGKGLAFDASEIDELLNLKYAGQRTFAVLSVLYPGLDLGKKFHEDHIFPKSRFTKKKLRAAGIPETQIDDYIAAFDLLPNLQLLAGTANIEKQDALPEDWVAAAFPNEVRRKTYLDENDLDGLPLDLSDFLTFFEQRKSRVRDRLYKALGATAP; encoded by the coding sequence ATGTCGTTCCAGACCCCGCGCAGTATTGAAGAGATGCTCACCGCGATTCATAAGCGGGACTATCTGATGCCCGCGATCCAGCGCGAGTTCGTCTGGGGTACCGGCCAGATCGTGCAGCTCTTCGACAGCCTGATGCGGGGCTACCCGGTCGGCTCATTCCTGCTCTGGGACGTGCAACCTGAGACAGCACAGTCATACACCTTCTACGAGTTTCTGACGAACTTCCACGAGCGAGATAACCCCTACGCCGACAAAGCCACGGTCGTATCTGGTCGCGGGACGACCGCGGTACTCGACGGACAGCAGCGGCTCACCTCGCTGAACATTGCTCTTTACGGGAGCTACGCAGAGAAGAAGAAGTATGCGTGGTGGAACAGCACTGATGCGTTCCCTGTCAAGAGGCTGTACCTCAACCTCGCTGAGGATCCGGCCGATGAAGAGCTGGGTCTGAAGTACGACCTGCGGTTCCTCAGTGACAAAGAAGCCGTTGCTAAGAACGGCGAAGAAGGCATGTGGTTCCGCGTCGGAGCGGTGCTTGACCTCGCTAACTCCGGCCCGGCCATCATGAAGGAGCTTTCCGCGCGGCGCATCGTTGACCAGGCTTCGGCATTCCAACGACTGTACGATCTGTACGAGGCTGTCCGGGTACTGAAGCCGATGAATTACTTCCTCGTCACGGATCAGGACCCCGACAAGGTGCTGGAGATTTTCGTCCGTATCAACAGTGGTGGTACGACCCTGTCGTACTCCGACCTGCTGCTCTCGATGGCGACGAACCAGTGGAAGGAACTCGACGCTCGCGAAGAAGTCCGCTCGCTGGTCAGTGAGATGAACAGCAACGCCGGGCGCCAGTTCTCTTTTTCCAAGGACGTCGTCTTGAAAACGGCTCTGACCGTTGCAGGCGTCGACGTTCGATTCAAGGTCGCGAACTTCACCCAGGCAAACATGTCCAAGGTGGAAGCCGCATGGCCTGAGATTGAAGGAGCGCTGCTGCGCGCCGCGACCTTGCTTCAGCAATATGGGTTCAATGAACGCAATCTCACCGCGAACAGCGTCATCATCCCTATCGCTCACTATCTCCATTTGCGGGGCGCAGGAGACTCGTACCTTGATTCGACCGCCGACGCTGCCGATCGACTTGCGCTCCAGGGCTGGGTGACTCGCTCGCTGATCAAACGCGGAATCTGGGGATCCGGACTCGACTCCACCTTGATGCGTATCCGCGACGCCCTCATTGCGAATGCGTCAGGCTCCTTCCCCGTCGCCGAGATCGAAGCTGCTATGGCCTCGGTCGGCAAGGGGCTCGCATTCGATGCGTCTGAGATTGACGAGTTGCTCAACCTCAAGTACGCCGGACAGCGCACCTTCGCCGTTCTCTCCGTTTTGTATCCGGGACTCGATCTTGGCAAGAAGTTCCATGAGGACCACATTTTCCCGAAGTCGCGATTCACGAAAAAGAAACTTCGCGCGGCAGGTATCCCAGAGACGCAGATCGACGACTATATCGCGGCTTTCGACCTGCTGCCGAACCTTCAGCTACTTGCAGGAACAGCCAACATTGAGAAGCAAGACGCACTGCCGGAGGATTGGGTCGCTGCAGCCTTCCCGAATGAAGTGAGGCGCAAGACCTACCTTGACGAGAACGATCTCGACGGCCTTCCTCTTGACCTCTCGGACTTCTTGACGTTTTTTGAACAGCGGAAGTCGCGCGTGCGGGACCGGCTTTACAAGGCGCTTGGAGCCACAGCTCCGTGA